A region from the uncultured Bacteroides sp. genome encodes:
- a CDS encoding glycoside hydrolase family 88 protein, whose translation MNKIRTVCFLVLGFTFCSLSLLARKVDNNQPWSVRMAESEMVRCPQPWQLDFQPTLKWDYCHGLELQAFLDLYDAYGDKKYSEYAVAYADTMTHADGSIVTYKPEELSLDRINTGKIYFRIYEQTKNEKYKKAMDLLRDQLNHQPRTVDGGFWHKKIYPNQMWLDGLYMEAPFYAEYAFRNNNPQDYQDVIRQFLTVARYTYDSKNGLYRHACDVSRKEKWSDPVTGQSAHCWGRAMGWYAMAFVDALDFIPKHEAGRDSMLVILNNIATQVQRLQDPKTGLWYQVLDRSGDEGNYLESSCSTMFVYTLFKAVRMGYIDKSYLDVAIKGYKGILNNFIEVDKDGLVTITKACAVAGLGGKNYRSGDYDYYIHEAIRNNDAKAVGPFIMASLEWERLQNSGCKFAK comes from the coding sequence ATGAATAAAATTAGAACAGTTTGTTTTTTAGTACTGGGATTTACCTTTTGCTCCCTGTCTTTGTTGGCCCGGAAGGTTGATAACAACCAGCCTTGGTCGGTAAGAATGGCCGAATCGGAAATGGTTCGTTGTCCTCAACCGTGGCAATTAGATTTTCAGCCGACATTGAAGTGGGATTATTGCCACGGGCTCGAATTGCAGGCCTTCTTAGATCTTTATGATGCCTATGGTGATAAGAAATATTCTGAATATGCGGTGGCTTATGCCGATACGATGACGCATGCCGACGGCAGTATTGTGACTTATAAACCTGAAGAGTTGAGCCTTGACCGGATAAATACAGGTAAAATCTATTTTAGAATATACGAGCAAACCAAAAACGAGAAATATAAAAAAGCAATGGACTTGTTGAGAGACCAATTGAATCATCAACCGAGAACAGTAGATGGCGGCTTTTGGCATAAGAAGATTTATCCGAACCAGATGTGGTTGGATGGTCTTTATATGGAAGCGCCTTTTTATGCGGAATATGCTTTTCGTAATAATAACCCGCAGGATTATCAGGATGTTATTCGTCAGTTTCTCACTGTAGCCCGTTATACGTACGATTCTAAGAACGGATTGTATCGTCATGCTTGTGATGTGAGCCGTAAGGAAAAATGGTCGGATCCCGTTACCGGACAGTCGGCTCATTGCTGGGGGCGTGCTATGGGATGGTATGCCATGGCATTTGTCGATGCTCTTGATTTCATTCCCAAACATGAGGCCGGGCGCGATTCCATGCTGGTAATACTTAATAATATAGCTACTCAGGTGCAGAGATTGCAAGACCCGAAAACCGGACTTTGGTATCAGGTGCTGGACAGAAGCGGAGATGAGGGCAATTATCTGGAATCATCCTGTTCTACGATGTTTGTATACACCTTATTTAAAGCAGTGCGTATGGGGTATATTGATAAATCGTATCTGGATGTGGCGATAAAGGGTTATAAAGGTATACTGAACAACTTTATTGAGGTAGATAAAGATGGACTGGTTACCATCACCAAGGCGTGTGCGGTTGCCGGGCTGGGAGGAAAGAATTATCGTTCGGGAGATTATGATTATTATATTCATGAAGCCATTCGTAATAACGATGCCAAGGCTGTAGGCCCATTTATTATGGCAAGTCTGGAGTGGGAACGTTTGCAGAACAGTGGTTGTAAGTTCGCAAAATAA
- a CDS encoding two-component regulator propeller domain-containing protein gives MKKFYITCFLVFANLVCYAQGNCLFTHYSSEDGLSQNTVMSILQDHKGNMWFATWDGINKFNGYSFKTYKARQRNFITLTNNRVDYMYEDIHGYLWVLTYDNRAHRFDPRAETFEQVPSSGEASTLNISSINVLPNGTVWLLTEDDGAIRVTTDPHTLKLNTTLYSVKSGLFPAIRFRKICLDSAGNEWFLTNNGLGMIRPGDKTPVSYFVETQNMLSHSDQTFYAFHEQGDEIFFGSDKGRVWRYQKKTGRFQLLEFPAKSHIVSIDAVATGELIITTSTDGFFTYHLKTKKITHYSPIGNKQFPDRRIHSTYVDKSSEVWFEQEEPGCVVHFNPFTKALKLEQMKTEAAGADRARPAFNIHEDINGYLWVHPFGGGFSYFDRKKNKLVPFYDEPESKQWKFSNKIHSTFSDKQGNLWICTHSKGLEKITFSPSKFYLDTPEPHDYESLSNEVRALYEDNEQNMWVGLKNGILRVYDKNNHYTGYLTESGTISFTGNPLRGVTYSLMQDRKGILWIATKGDGLIRAEKTGKSSPMYKLTRYEYNADDIYSLSNNNVYSVYEDHHGRIWVATFAGGLNYMSKDKRGNVIFINHRNNLKGYPIDNCYKVRFVTSDNKGHLWVGTTTGAISFNENFVNPEDIHFNQYSRIPSDVNSLSNNDVHWIIATKKKELYLATFGGGLNKLVSMDKNGQAKFKSYTVDDGLPSDVLLSVREDHKGSLWISTENGISKFIPSQNRFENYDDKSLPVRVRFNEAASAITASGNIFFGASNGIFSFNPDSIRKSNYIPPIAFSRLLISSKEVVPGKSEILKQGLDETPELKLSHNENIFSIQYAALDYTNPANIQYAYMLQGFEDNWIYADKQRSATYTNLPKGHYTFKVKSTNSDGVWVENTRTIDIIVLPSFWETPLAYLLYILFILLIIFVAVYILFTIYRLKHEVFVEQQVSDIKLRFFTDISHELRTPLTLIAGPVEYVLKNMELPHEVREHLVVVERNTNRMLRLVNQILDFRKIQNKKMKMQVQNLNIVSFLQRVMENFEPLAVEHHIDFVFETEKDKLNLWVDVDKFEKIIFNLLSNAFKYTPNGKMITVFVREDENTVTVGVQDQGIGIADSKKGSIFVRFENLVDKNLFNQSSTGIGLSLVKELVEMHKAVIEVDSSLGEGSCFKINFLKGRNHYDDTVEFILDDSMKTNSSIKDVQDECNLEPLSQEQAELSEKEADIQKEVMLLVEDNSELRLFLRSVFSQTYRVVEAVDGMEGWSKALKYLPDIIISDVMMPEKDGIQLTKELRADMATSHIPIILLTAKTSIESKLEGMEYGADDYITKPFSATYLKARVENLLSQRHKLQLFYRDNLMNYNQAKEEVEKQKPEMSSIDRKFMDKLVEVMEKNMDNGDLIVDDLVSELAVSRSVFFKKLKNLTGLAPIEFIKEMRIKRAAQLIETGEFNMTQISYMVGINDPRYFSKCFKQKFSMTPTEYRDSVFNK, from the coding sequence ATGAAGAAATTCTACATAACCTGTTTTCTTGTATTTGCCAACCTAGTATGCTACGCTCAAGGCAATTGTTTGTTCACTCATTATTCCTCCGAAGACGGTTTGTCTCAGAACACGGTGATGAGCATTCTGCAAGATCATAAAGGAAACATGTGGTTTGCTACATGGGATGGCATCAACAAATTCAACGGTTATTCCTTCAAAACCTACAAGGCCCGGCAGAGGAACTTTATTACCCTGACAAACAACAGAGTAGACTATATGTATGAGGATATACACGGCTATTTGTGGGTGCTGACTTACGATAACCGCGCTCACCGTTTCGACCCGCGTGCCGAAACATTCGAGCAGGTTCCCTCATCGGGCGAAGCGAGTACGCTGAACATCTCTTCCATAAACGTTCTGCCCAACGGCACGGTATGGTTGCTGACCGAAGATGATGGTGCCATTCGGGTAACGACGGATCCTCATACGCTAAAGCTAAACACCACCTTGTATTCGGTAAAGTCCGGATTATTTCCGGCCATAAGATTCAGGAAAATATGTCTGGATAGTGCGGGCAATGAATGGTTTCTTACCAATAATGGGTTGGGAATGATTCGTCCGGGCGATAAAACCCCTGTATCTTATTTTGTAGAAACACAAAATATGCTGTCGCACTCCGACCAGACTTTTTATGCCTTTCACGAACAGGGTGATGAAATCTTCTTTGGTTCCGATAAAGGGAGGGTTTGGCGCTATCAGAAGAAGACCGGTCGTTTTCAGTTACTTGAGTTTCCCGCCAAATCGCACATTGTTTCAATAGACGCTGTTGCTACCGGCGAGCTGATTATCACCACTTCAACCGATGGCTTTTTTACGTATCATTTAAAGACTAAAAAGATAACACACTATTCTCCGATAGGAAATAAGCAATTTCCCGACAGGCGAATACACTCAACGTATGTCGATAAAAGCTCCGAAGTGTGGTTTGAACAAGAAGAACCGGGTTGTGTGGTTCATTTTAATCCGTTTACTAAAGCATTGAAGCTCGAACAAATGAAGACGGAAGCGGCCGGGGCCGACCGTGCCCGTCCGGCTTTCAACATACACGAAGACATAAATGGTTACTTGTGGGTGCATCCCTTTGGCGGCGGGTTCTCTTATTTCGATAGAAAGAAAAACAAACTTGTGCCTTTTTATGATGAGCCGGAATCCAAGCAATGGAAATTCTCCAATAAAATTCATTCTACTTTCTCTGATAAGCAAGGCAATTTGTGGATATGCACGCATAGCAAAGGATTGGAGAAGATTACTTTTTCGCCTTCCAAGTTTTATCTGGATACGCCAGAACCTCATGATTATGAGTCGCTTAGTAACGAAGTTCGTGCTTTGTACGAGGATAATGAGCAGAATATGTGGGTGGGATTGAAAAACGGCATCTTGCGCGTTTACGATAAAAACAATCATTATACAGGTTACCTCACGGAGTCGGGCACCATTTCTTTTACCGGCAATCCGCTTAGGGGAGTGACTTACTCCTTAATGCAAGATCGGAAAGGCATACTCTGGATTGCTACAAAAGGAGACGGACTGATTCGGGCCGAGAAAACCGGGAAATCTTCGCCGATGTATAAACTTACCCGTTACGAATACAATGCCGATGATATATACAGCCTCAGCAACAACAATGTTTATAGTGTGTATGAAGATCATCACGGAAGAATATGGGTGGCCACCTTTGCCGGCGGACTGAACTACATGAGCAAGGATAAGCGGGGAAATGTGATTTTCATCAATCATCGAAACAACCTGAAAGGATATCCTATTGATAATTGTTACAAAGTCCGCTTCGTAACGTCCGACAATAAGGGGCACTTGTGGGTGGGTACAACTACCGGCGCAATCTCTTTCAATGAAAACTTCGTTAATCCCGAGGATATACATTTTAATCAGTATTCGCGCATACCGAGTGATGTGAACAGCCTCAGCAACAACGACGTTCATTGGATTATAGCCACTAAGAAAAAAGAATTGTACCTGGCCACCTTTGGCGGCGGGCTCAATAAACTGGTGTCTATGGATAAGAACGGACAGGCCAAGTTTAAGTCGTACACGGTCGATGATGGCTTGCCTTCGGACGTTCTTCTCTCTGTCAGAGAAGACCATAAAGGTTCTTTGTGGATAAGTACCGAAAACGGAATCAGCAAATTCATCCCCTCGCAAAATAGATTTGAGAATTATGACGATAAGAGCCTGCCGGTTCGTGTACGCTTCAACGAAGCTGCTTCGGCAATAACGGCGAGTGGCAACATATTCTTTGGAGCAAGTAATGGCATCTTTAGCTTCAATCCCGATTCCATTCGCAAGAGCAATTATATACCTCCCATCGCGTTTTCTAGACTATTGATATCCAGTAAGGAAGTCGTTCCGGGTAAAAGTGAAATTCTGAAGCAAGGGTTAGATGAAACACCGGAACTGAAACTGTCGCATAATGAAAATATTTTTTCCATTCAGTATGCGGCACTCGATTATACCAATCCGGCCAATATACAGTATGCCTATATGCTTCAGGGTTTTGAAGACAATTGGATATATGCCGATAAACAACGTAGTGCCACTTATACCAATTTGCCGAAGGGGCATTATACTTTCAAAGTAAAGTCAACCAACAGTGATGGGGTATGGGTTGAAAATACCCGCACCATCGACATCATTGTATTGCCTTCTTTCTGGGAAACCCCTTTGGCTTATCTCTTATATATACTTTTCATTTTGCTTATCATCTTTGTAGCGGTCTATATCTTATTCACCATCTATCGGTTGAAGCATGAAGTATTTGTGGAGCAACAGGTATCGGATATTAAACTGAGGTTCTTCACCGATATTTCTCACGAACTCCGTACCCCGCTTACGCTCATTGCCGGGCCGGTGGAGTATGTGCTTAAGAATATGGAGTTGCCTCATGAAGTTCGCGAACACTTGGTTGTTGTAGAGCGCAATACCAACCGCATGCTTCGTCTGGTCAATCAGATTCTTGACTTCCGCAAGATTCAGAATAAGAAGATGAAAATGCAGGTGCAGAACCTCAATATCGTTTCTTTCCTGCAAAGGGTAATGGAAAACTTTGAGCCTTTGGCGGTAGAACATCACATTGATTTTGTTTTTGAAACGGAAAAAGATAAACTGAACCTATGGGTTGATGTGGATAAATTCGAGAAGATTATATTCAATCTGCTTTCTAACGCATTTAAATATACTCCCAATGGTAAAATGATAACCGTGTTTGTGCGCGAAGACGAAAACACAGTTACTGTGGGTGTGCAAGATCAGGGCATCGGCATTGCCGACAGTAAGAAAGGTTCTATTTTTGTTCGTTTTGAAAATCTGGTAGACAAGAATCTGTTTAACCAATCAAGTACCGGCATCGGGCTTTCTCTGGTGAAAGAGCTAGTCGAAATGCACAAAGCTGTTATTGAGGTAGATAGTAGTTTGGGCGAAGGGAGTTGTTTTAAGATAAACTTTCTCAAAGGAAGAAACCATTATGACGATACGGTAGAATTTATTCTCGACGACTCTATGAAAACAAACTCTTCTATTAAAGATGTGCAGGATGAATGTAATCTTGAGCCTTTGTCGCAAGAACAGGCCGAACTGTCTGAGAAGGAAGCGGATATTCAAAAGGAAGTGATGCTATTAGTGGAAGACAACTCTGAACTCCGGCTTTTTCTGCGTAGTGTTTTCAGCCAGACTTATCGTGTAGTTGAGGCTGTCGACGGCATGGAAGGGTGGAGTAAAGCATTGAAGTACTTGCCGGATATTATAATCAGTGATGTGATGATGCCCGAGAAAGACGGCATTCAGTTAACAAAGGAATTACGTGCAGACATGGCTACCAGTCATATTCCTATTATTCTGCTTACGGCCAAAACCTCTATAGAAAGTAAGCTCGAGGGAATGGAATATGGAGCAGACGATTACATCACTAAACCTTTTAGTGCCACTTACCTGAAGGCGCGTGTGGAGAATCTGCTGAGTCAACGTCATAAGCTGCAACTTTTCTATCGCGATAACTTGATGAATTACAATCAGGCAAAAGAAGAGGTAGAGAAACAGAAGCCTGAAATGTCTTCTATTGACAGGAAGTTTATGGATAAACTGGTTGAAGTGATGGAGAAGAATATGGATAATGGCGATCTTATCGTGGACGATTTAGTGAGCGAACTGGCTGTTAGTCGTTCCGTCTTCTTTAAGAAGCTGAAAAATCTTACAGGTTTGGCTCCGATAGAGTTTATTAAAGAGATGCGCATAAAGCGGGCGGCACAGCTTATTGAAACGGGCGAATTTAATATGACTCAGATCTCTTATATGGTGGGCATTAATGATCCTCGTTATTTCAGTAAATGCTTCAAACAGAAATTCAGTATGACTCCTACTGAATACCGTGATTCAGTGTTTAATAAATAA
- a CDS encoding pectinesterase family protein — translation MKTILFLVAFCASASAQQQDTIVVARDGTGKYRSIQEAVEGVRAFMDYTVTIYIKNGLYKEKVVIPSWVKNVEFVGESTEGTVITYDDHANINKMGTFRTYTVKVEGSSITFKNLTIENNAAQLGQAVALHTEGDKLVFINCRFLGNQDTIYTGAEGTRLLFTHCYIEGTTDFIFGPSTALFEDCTIHSKRNSYVTAASTPKDVEFGYVFKNCKLTAASGVDKVYLGRPWRPYASAVFIHCELGGHICLAGWENWKNPENEKTARYAEYDNTGAGADTAGRVKWSRQLSKKEALRYSAENIFKSCTEWLPAE, via the coding sequence ATGAAGACAATCTTATTTCTTGTTGCTTTTTGTGCTTCGGCCAGTGCTCAGCAGCAAGATACGATTGTGGTGGCTAGAGACGGAACAGGCAAATACCGTTCCATTCAGGAAGCGGTAGAGGGAGTGCGTGCATTTATGGATTATACGGTAACTATCTATATAAAGAACGGGCTGTATAAAGAAAAGGTGGTGATTCCCTCGTGGGTGAAAAATGTAGAATTTGTAGGCGAGAGTACTGAAGGTACGGTGATTACCTACGATGACCATGCAAACATCAACAAGATGGGTACCTTTCGCACCTATACGGTTAAAGTGGAAGGCAGCAGCATTACTTTTAAGAACCTGACGATAGAAAATAACGCAGCCCAATTGGGGCAAGCCGTGGCACTGCACACCGAAGGCGATAAGCTGGTCTTTATTAATTGTCGTTTTTTAGGTAATCAGGATACAATATATACCGGTGCCGAAGGTACCCGTTTGCTTTTTACTCATTGCTACATTGAAGGTACCACTGATTTCATATTTGGCCCTTCTACGGCCTTATTTGAAGATTGCACCATTCACAGTAAGCGAAATTCATATGTCACGGCTGCTTCCACTCCTAAGGATGTGGAGTTTGGTTATGTGTTTAAGAACTGTAAACTGACGGCGGCTTCGGGGGTTGATAAAGTCTATCTGGGGCGTCCCTGGCGTCCGTATGCTTCTGCTGTTTTTATTCACTGTGAGTTGGGCGGACATATTTGCTTGGCTGGATGGGAAAACTGGAAAAACCCGGAAAATGAAAAGACGGCCCGGTATGCCGAATATGATAATACCGGTGCGGGAGCCGATACTGCGGGAAGAGTAAAATGGAGTCGTCAACTGTCTAAGAAGGAAGCACTCCGCTATTCGGCCGAGAATATTTTTAAGAGCTGCACCGAGTGGCTTCCTGCTGAATAA
- a CDS encoding alpha/beta hydrolase family protein, producing the protein MKKTLFILLCVALCSTLRGQSTTKSAYEVTKNMPTFYRQMKQQLTYPMAWGNAPYKNFDRWRIKAREVLMECMQNRPPAPESYAAKLIAKEKRNGYEARKIMFNVSGWSRIPAYLLVPDGKGPFPAIVMLHDHGAHFSIGKEKLVRPFDTSAEILADADQWVVKCYDGQYTGDYFAAHGYVVLAIDALFWGERGQKEGANYDGQQALASNLLQMGTSWGSIITMDDVRSADFLATLPEVNPEKIGTLGFSLGGYRAWMLSAATDRIKASAAVCWMNTTDSLMTLTNNQNKGGSAYSMIVPGIRRFMDYPHVASIACPKPALFFNGTRDKLFPVNGAKDAYQTMRKVWESQHASDKLVTRIWDEKHFFNKDMQRETLAFFDKWLK; encoded by the coding sequence ATGAAAAAAACACTCTTTATCTTACTTTGTGTGGCGTTATGCAGCACTTTAAGGGGCCAGAGCACAACCAAGAGTGCCTACGAAGTGACAAAAAACATGCCGACCTTTTATCGGCAGATGAAGCAACAATTAACTTACCCCATGGCTTGGGGCAATGCTCCGTATAAAAACTTCGACCGCTGGCGCATAAAGGCCCGCGAAGTACTGATGGAATGTATGCAAAACCGGCCTCCTGCTCCCGAAAGTTACGCTGCCAAATTGATAGCTAAAGAAAAGCGCAACGGCTATGAAGCGAGGAAAATAATGTTTAATGTTTCGGGTTGGAGCCGCATTCCCGCCTATTTGCTTGTACCCGATGGCAAAGGTCCCTTTCCGGCTATTGTGATGCTGCACGATCATGGCGCTCACTTCAGCATCGGGAAAGAAAAGCTTGTAAGGCCTTTTGACACTTCGGCCGAGATACTGGCCGATGCCGACCAGTGGGTTGTGAAGTGCTACGACGGACAATATACCGGCGATTATTTTGCGGCTCACGGCTATGTGGTACTGGCTATTGATGCACTGTTTTGGGGCGAACGCGGACAAAAAGAGGGGGCGAACTATGACGGACAACAGGCGCTTGCCTCCAACCTTTTGCAGATGGGCACTTCATGGGGCAGCATCATTACCATGGACGACGTGCGAAGTGCCGACTTTCTGGCTACTCTGCCCGAGGTAAATCCCGAAAAAATAGGCACACTCGGTTTCTCGCTGGGAGGATACCGGGCCTGGATGCTCTCTGCCGCTACCGATCGCATAAAAGCTTCGGCTGCCGTGTGTTGGATGAACACTACCGACTCGCTGATGACGCTGACAAACAACCAAAACAAAGGCGGATCGGCATATTCTATGATTGTTCCGGGCATCCGTCGCTTTATGGATTATCCGCACGTGGCCTCTATTGCCTGTCCCAAACCGGCCTTGTTCTTCAACGGAACAAGGGACAAGCTTTTCCCTGTCAATGGGGCAAAGGATGCCTACCAAACAATGCGCAAGGTATGGGAAAGCCAACATGCATCGGATAAGTTGGTTACTAGAATCTGGGACGAAAAGCATTTCTTCAACAAAGATATGCAAAGGGAAACGTTGGCGTTTTTTGACAAATGGCTTAAATAA
- a CDS encoding pectinesterase family protein, with product MKNKWALLILTFLLFSAFKADKPTITVFMIGDSTMANKTLEGGNPERGWGQMLPGFFSEDVVVDNHAQNGRSSKSFIDEGRWDKVISQVKKGDYVFIQFGHNDEKADTLRHTDPGTTFDANLRRFVNETRAKGGIPVLFNSIVRRNFVRPQDEEMVADARKTPGQEVLPRESNVLFDTHGAYLDSPRNVAKELDVPFVDMNKITHDLVEGLGPVESKKLFMWIPANTVPYLPKGRQDNTHLNIYGARVVAGLTVDAIAREVPALARYVRHYDFVVAKDGSGDFFSVQEAIDAVPDFRKQVRTTILVRRGVYKEKVVIPESKINVSLIGQEGAVLSNDDYASKKNRFGEEMGTSGSSGCYIYGSDFYAENITFQNTAGAVGQAVACFVNGDRAFFRNCRFLGFQDTLYTYGKNSRQYYEDCYIEGTVDFIFGWSTVVFNRCTIHSKRDGFVTAPSTDKGKAHGYVFYDCLLTADEGVKNVYLSRPWRPYAQAVFIRCNLGRHILPAGWNNWDKKDAEKTVVYAEYQSTGPGANVQGRASFSRQLKNLRGYDMETILKGDDGWNPLKKGNALLEIKR from the coding sequence ATGAAGAATAAATGGGCGTTACTGATACTAACCTTTCTCCTTTTTTCGGCTTTCAAGGCGGATAAACCGACTATAACTGTTTTTATGATAGGCGATTCGACCATGGCAAATAAAACACTTGAGGGGGGTAATCCCGAACGTGGTTGGGGACAGATGTTGCCGGGCTTCTTCAGTGAAGACGTAGTAGTCGATAATCATGCCCAAAACGGGCGCAGTTCCAAGAGCTTTATTGATGAAGGGAGATGGGACAAAGTGATCTCTCAGGTGAAGAAGGGCGACTATGTGTTTATTCAGTTCGGGCACAACGATGAGAAGGCGGATACATTGAGACATACCGATCCGGGAACGACGTTTGATGCCAACTTGCGGCGCTTTGTGAATGAAACGCGTGCCAAAGGAGGAATCCCTGTGCTGTTTAACTCCATTGTGCGGCGCAACTTTGTTCGCCCGCAGGACGAGGAGATGGTAGCAGATGCTCGCAAGACGCCCGGACAGGAAGTACTTCCCCGAGAGAGTAATGTGCTTTTTGATACGCACGGAGCTTATCTGGATTCGCCCCGTAATGTGGCAAAAGAGTTGGATGTACCTTTTGTGGATATGAATAAGATTACGCATGATTTGGTGGAAGGTTTAGGTCCGGTGGAATCTAAGAAGCTCTTTATGTGGATACCTGCCAATACGGTGCCATACCTGCCGAAGGGGCGACAAGACAATACTCACTTAAATATTTATGGTGCACGGGTGGTAGCGGGACTAACCGTTGATGCCATAGCACGGGAGGTGCCGGCATTGGCCCGGTATGTGCGTCATTACGATTTTGTGGTGGCTAAAGACGGTAGCGGAGACTTCTTCAGCGTGCAGGAGGCTATCGATGCAGTGCCCGACTTTCGTAAACAGGTGCGTACTACCATCCTTGTGCGCAGAGGGGTGTATAAAGAGAAGGTGGTGATACCGGAGAGCAAGATCAATGTTTCGTTGATAGGGCAGGAGGGTGCGGTGCTTTCTAACGACGATTATGCGAGCAAGAAGAATCGTTTTGGTGAGGAGATGGGCACGTCGGGTTCGTCCGGTTGTTACATTTACGGCTCCGATTTCTATGCCGAGAATATTACTTTTCAGAATACGGCCGGAGCGGTGGGGCAGGCGGTGGCCTGTTTCGTTAACGGTGATCGGGCTTTCTTCCGAAACTGTCGCTTTCTGGGCTTTCAGGATACACTCTATACGTATGGCAAAAACAGCCGGCAATATTACGAAGATTGCTACATAGAGGGTACGGTCGATTTCATCTTCGGGTGGTCTACCGTCGTATTTAACCGCTGCACTATTCATAGCAAGCGCGACGGCTTTGTTACTGCTCCCTCTACGGATAAAGGAAAGGCGCACGGATATGTGTTTTACGATTGCCTGCTGACGGCCGATGAAGGCGTAAAGAACGTCTACCTGTCTCGTCCGTGGCGCCCCTACGCGCAGGCCGTTTTTATCCGTTGCAACTTGGGGCGGCACATCTTGCCCGCGGGGTGGAACAACTGGGACAAGAAGGATGCCGAGAAGACAGTGGTTTATGCCGAGTATCAAAGTACGGGGCCCGGAGCGAATGTCCAGGGTCGTGCGTCGTTCTCCCGCCAGTTAAAAAATCTGAGGGGATATGACATGGAGACAATACTTAAGGGAGATGACGGATGGAATCCGCTGAAAAAAGGGAATGCTTTATTGGAAATAAAGCGATAA
- a CDS encoding cupin domain-containing protein translates to MKTSSEKFIFEKEKEWEPAGEGVVRQIMGYDGQAMLVKVKFEKGARGTVHAHYHTQTTYVASGRFEFTVDGESRIVEAGDGIYMAPDTEHGCLCLEAGTLIDCFSPMRADFIGK, encoded by the coding sequence ATGAAGACAAGTAGTGAGAAATTCATCTTCGAAAAAGAAAAAGAATGGGAACCGGCAGGTGAAGGAGTAGTGCGCCAGATTATGGGCTACGACGGGCAGGCGATGCTCGTCAAAGTTAAGTTCGAGAAAGGTGCCCGGGGCACGGTTCATGCACACTACCATACCCAAACCACTTATGTGGCAAGTGGCCGGTTTGAGTTTACCGTAGACGGAGAAAGCCGCATAGTAGAAGCGGGAGACGGCATTTACATGGCTCCGGATACCGAGCATGGCTGTCTTTGCCTGGAAGCCGGCACGCTCATCGACTGTTTCAGTCCCATGAGAGCCGACTTTATCGGTAAATAG